The proteins below come from a single Rosa rugosa chromosome 2, drRosRugo1.1, whole genome shotgun sequence genomic window:
- the LOC133728538 gene encoding uncharacterized protein LOC133728538, with the protein MKLSLTPKLSTFLKPSLASTPLRRSICSSSPSPPPPPPISIKPQTPLFLRPPIHSATSSDLQQWQDWAKTLASSVGSTFADSDNGPDSTLLLRELNWLVDDAVQQGIENGRRKIRLRVSLDELYLLWKQRIEERRPFQYIVGCEHWRELVLCVQEGVLIPRPETELIVDLVGDVVKGEEGLREGLWADLGTGSGAIAIGIARVLGTGGGRVIATDLSPTAISVAGFNVERYGLQDVVELRQGSWFDPLKDVEGKLAGFVSNPPYIPSDNILGLQAEVGRHEPRVALDGGVDGMDDLLHLCKGAASMLKPGGFLALETNGEKQCKYLVEYMENEARGSFCNLSIIPDFAGIHRFLTGLHK; encoded by the exons ATGAAGCTAAGCCTCACTCCAAAACTCTCAACCTTCCTTAAACCCTCCCTTGCTTCTACTCCTCTCCGTCGCTCTATTTGCTCTTCttcaccatcaccaccaccaccaccacccattTCTATAAAACCCCAAACCCCTCTCTTTCTGAGGCCACCCATTCACTCAGCCACCTCCTCAGACCTCCAGCAATGGCAGGACTGGGCCAAAACCCTCGCTTCCTCAGTTGGGTCCACCTTCGCCGACTCAGACAACGGCCCGGACTCGACCCTTTTGCTCAGAGAGCTCAACTGGCTCGTAGACGACGCAGTTCAACAAGGAATCGAAAATGGTCGAAGAAAAATTAGATTGAGAGTGAGTCTGGACGAATTGTACTTGTTGTGGAAGCAGAGGATTGAAGAGAGGAGACCCTTTCAGTACATTGTTGGGTGTGAGCATTGGAGGGAGTTGGTGCTGTGTGTTCAAGAAGGGGTTTTGATTCCGAGGCCGGAGACTGAGCTCATTGTGGATTTGGTGGGTGATGTGGTGAAGGGTGAGGAGGGTTTAAGAGAGGGTTTGTGGGCAGATTTGGGGACTGGGAGTGGGGCTATTGCTATTGGGATTGCGAGGGTTTTGGGGACTGGTGGTGGCAGAGTCATTGCAACTGATTTGAGTCCCACTGCGATTTCGGTTGCGGGGTTTAATGTGGAGAGGTATGGTTTACAG GATGTAGTGGAGCTAAGGCAAGGATCTTGGTTTGACCCATTAAAGGATGTGGAAGGTAAACTTGCGGGGTTTGTAAGTAATCCACCATACATACCAAGTGACAATATCTTGGGGCTACAAGCTGAAGTTGGAAGACATGAACCCAGAGTTGCACTGGATGGCGGTGTTGATGGCATGGATGATCTTTTACATCTTTGCAAAGGGGCTGCTTCCATGTTGAAACCTGGTGGATTTTTGGCTTTAGAG ACAAATGGTGAGAAGCAGTGCAAGTATCTTGTGGAGTACATGGAAAATGAGGCTAGAGGCAGCTTTTGTAATTTGAGTATAATTCCTGATTTTGCTGGTATTCATAGATTTCTTACCGGACTCCATAAATAA